The Triplophysa dalaica isolate WHDGS20190420 chromosome 5, ASM1584641v1, whole genome shotgun sequence genome window below encodes:
- the LOC130421264 gene encoding BEN domain-containing protein 5-like, whose protein sequence is MRRKENPLFENNSNKRKEDFSDSEDSDDGAVVPKKIHEDLDKKYRFQKKQKHQLQEELMECKKRHAELEKINKDLVAELTTYRQLNVTLQQNINEVLQRAFSKTHDSSFFEVSETSSSLPEKGTPERQTSDKLPNTSGEIYERKNGKIHVGENVWLREEVWKKIRSSAKDSLFVKEMAVALWGTATLKNKSVSGNECPTNKNPVKPPLTPSKLQVLRVCFSDWLRTKEPEKNEREKRENRVGYYISQKIQDIIKKEQRNEKV, encoded by the exons ATGAGAAGGAAGGAGAACCCACTGtttgaaaacaattcaaataaaagGAAAGAGGATTTTTCTGACAGTGAAGACAGTGATGATGGAGCAGTGGTACCTAAAAAAATACACGAGGACTTAGACAAAAAATACCGCTtccaaaagaaacaaaaacatcagcTACAAGAAGAGCTGATGGAGTGTAAAAAAAG ACATGCAGAATTAGAAAAGATCAACAAGGACCTTGTCGCAGAGCTGACTACATACAGACAACTTAATGTTACACTGCAGCAGAACATCAATGAAGTTCTTCAAAGGGCCTTCTCAAAAACACATG ATTCCTCATTTTTTGAAGTCAGCGAAACCTCCTCATCCCTACCCGAAAAGGGTACTCCTGAACGGCAAACATCTGATAAGCTGCCAAATACTAGCGGGGaaatttatgaaagaaaaaatggcAAG aTCCACGTAGGAGAAAATGTTTGGCTTAGAGAGGAGGTGTGGAAGAAAATTCGTTCCTCTGCCAAAGATTCTCTCTTCGTCAAAGAGATGGCTGTGGCACTATGGGGGACAgcaactttaaaaaacaaaagtgtgtcTGGAAACGAGTGTCCCACGAATAAAAATCCTGTGAAGCCTCCCCTGACCCCATCCAAGCTGCAAGTTTTGAGAG TCTGTTTCAGTGACTGGCTCAGAACAAAGGAGCCCGaaaaaaatgagagagagaagagggagAATCGAGTTGGTTATTACATATCCCAGAAAATTCaagacattataaaaaaagaacaaagaaatgaaaaagtgtga